A genomic stretch from Alosa sapidissima isolate fAloSap1 chromosome 3, fAloSap1.pri, whole genome shotgun sequence includes:
- the limd2 gene encoding LIM domain-containing protein 2, whose amino-acid sequence MDNKTTSEDKPVQRSKSFSFKTQKEVCQSCEKTVYPMERLVANNQIFHSTCFCCKHCNTKLSLGSYAALAGEFYCKPHFQQLFKSKGNYDEGFGRKQHKELWQSKDAESV is encoded by the exons ATG GACAACAAAACCACCTCAGAAGACAAACCTGTTCAACGCTCCAAG TCCTTCAGCTTTAAGACGCAGAAGGAGGTTTGCCAGTCATGTGAGAAGACGGTGTACCCCATGGAGAGACTGGTGGCCAACAACCAGATCTTCCACTCCACCTGCTTCTGCTGCAAGCACTGCAACACCAAACtcag cttGGGCTCGTATGCAGCCCTGGCGGGAGAGTTCTACTGTAAGCCCCATTTCCAGCAGCTGTTTAAGAGCAAAGGCAACTACGACGAGGGCTTCGGCCGCAAGCAGCACAAGGAGCTGTGGCAGTCCAAGGACGCCGAGAGCGTCTAG